The Drosophila bipectinata strain 14024-0381.07 chromosome 3L, DbipHiC1v2, whole genome shotgun sequence region ATGCGCTTGCACTGGTCGCTGGTGGAGCATCCATTCGGGTTGTCCGAGTGGTGAATGATCACATAGTCCACCGGTCCGGAAATTCTGGAAGGCGATCGTGCCGCCACTGCTCCCCAGCTGCTTCTCGGTTCGATTTGCAGGGCATCGGCGGAGAGAGCTACGGGGGAATAGACAAGCAAGATGATTACCTCATGGATGAGTGAGGGGCTGAGCTTGGTAGATTACCTAAGGTGCACAGCACCACAGAAGCTACAATCGTGAATGTGTTCATCGTTTTGAAGGGAAACTAACTATGAGATTCTGTGGGCTATAGACGATGCTTAAATAGGAGATCCAGGATTTCCACAAAGTCGACGTTTGGAATACTCTTAAAGGTAGAAGATCATTAGTTTCAGAAATATATTCCCACAAGaatcagaaaaatataaatacccCAGTCCAGGGCAACAAAAAACACCGATTACGGTGAAGAACCGAGTGGGAATCACTTGCGACCTGCGAGATAAGACATTGCTCTGGAAGACCCTGTACTTTGAAGCAAACAAACATCTgtgtttgaatttaaaaaactttatattTCTAAAATCTAATATAAACAGTATATTGCAAAAGTTAAAACCACATCCTTTACTCCTCGATGGCCTTTCGCTTTTTCGcagtgcgctgcttctttgtttCCCGCGGCAAGGACTTATCTTGGTCCTTCTTCGTCGTGACCTTTTCCTTCCTCTGGTCATAACTGGCTTGAGCTGCTCCTGCCTTGAGTTGCAGCTTCTCCATGAGAGTAAGTGGCCGGTCGGAGTTCTTAGCCTGCTCCTGCTTCTTATGAACCAGAGCCTTGTGGGCCACTCGCCGCTTCTGGGCAGCCTTCTGGGTCTTCTGGTTTTGCTGACGGTTTCGCAGCTGGTACAAGGCGTGCTTGTAGACCTCCGCATGCTGGACCTCGATGTCTGGTGAGACAGTGATCTCCTCGCCCAGTCCCTTGCCTACATCGTTGACCATCTTCTTGAAGGATGCTTGATCCTGCTCGGTGAGCAGGGTAACTGCTGTGCCCTTACGGCCAGCACGGGCAGTACGACCCACTCGATGAATGTGGGTCTTGATGTGGCGCGGTGCCTCGTAGGACAACACTACGTCTATGTCCGCCACGTCGATACCACGGGCCAGGGCATCCGAACAGATCAGACCGTTTATCTTTCCACTGGCAAAGTCTCTTAGTCTTTGCTTTCGCACCAGTGCCGAAAGATTACCCGACAGCTCCTCCACTCTGGTCTCGTCCTCTCTGAAAAGGACTCCCATTACAAAGGCCAAGCGACTGGCCTGATCCGTGCTGTTCGTGAAGCAGAGGAAGCGCTTCCACTGGTACTTCTTCACCAATGCGAACAACGTCAATGGTTTCAGTCGCATTTCTGTGATACAGAACTGTTCCGTCAACTCTGCCGGGGTGGTGTATTTGCCCAAAAATTGTCCATCTGCATTAGCTTCTGCATCACCCTCCTCGCCCTCCCCAGTTGGTTCCCTGAGCACAGGCATCACCGTGGTGAAGAGACGCGGCTGGAAGAGTCGTAGGTTTTGAAGTTTTTCCGGATCCTGGGAGAGAGTGGCTGAAAACAGAAGCTTGTGCGGTTGATTTCCGTAACTGGATTGAAGTTCCGCATAACAAAGGGGGGCTTGAGTGCCGGCTAGCAACTGATCCGTAGTCTCCTTCACGTGGCTATCCAAGTGATAAAGCCAGTTCTGGAAAACAGCGTCCATGATTCGGTCAGCCTCGTCAATGATCAGGAACTTTAGGTTCTTTAAGCAGAAACCTTTCGTGGCGTGCAGGTGATCCACTAGGCGACCTTTTATGAAAGAGagatattaatattaatccTTCAAGATTAGAATGCTTTGCCCATTTACCTGGCGTGGTAACCACAATGTCCACCTTGCTGTAGTACTTTCCCTTGTAGAGCTCCACCAGCTTCTCCTGCTCATCTTCCAACTTGTGTTGCTTGGAAAGCAGACACACTTCCAGTTCGGTCTTGTTGCACAGAGCACTGATGACCTGGTACACCTGTAGGGCCAACTCCGCCACGGGCAAGACCACCAGAGCTCGGATTTTGCACTCCACCCGTTGTGCTAGCAGCTGGACGATTGGAATGGCAAAGGCTAACGTTTTTCCACTACCGGTGGGTGCGGACACACATATGTCCCGCGGACGAAAAGGCGGGGGCTTGGATTGGGCCTCCAAAATCCAGGGAATAACCTCACGCTGAACGGGGAAAAGCCGCTTGATCTTCATCTGCttgagagccaaacatgtGGATTTTTCCAGGTAGGGAAGCTGCTCAATAGCCTCCGTTTCGGGGATCTCTTCGTCTGCCTTCAAACTTCCACCTTCGATGATGGTGGGATGAGCCAACCAATTAGGCAGCTGCATCTCCACCTTCCTCCGCTTGGCGGCAACCCCATCGCCTCCCAAAACTTGGAACTCGTTGGAGGGCACAGGCTCCTCTTCAGTTGCTTGCTTTGCCTTGTCTTCATCTCCAGGTGCTTCCAAAATAGCTTCAGCAGTTTCTTCATCTTtggtttgggttttttctACTGGCGGCTCCACAATTTCAGTTTCCTTGTGCTTCCTCTTCCTTTTGGCGGCCTTTTGGAGCAGTTTCTGCAATATTTCATCTTCATTTTTGCCCGTTGGTTCATCTCTATCGGTGGATTTCTTAAAATTCTCTGTGTAACTGCAAAATATTGTGTTAGCACTGTTTGCTATGGTTAATGGTCTATTACTTACCGATTTACAGTGAATAATTCCATatttaaatctctttttattcaaaaatatagtGAAGAAAAGAGAGCGCACGTGTTGCAAtttgtttacgtttttttAGCCCAGTGTGACCATGGCCAATTCTCTGTTAACTTCCAACGGAGTTGCCACTTTTCATTAATGGCgcgaaaattcaaatttattaaaacaatGATAAGGTTAATAATGAACCTTCTTAATTATTCAAAAACCTGCGGTTAACAATGAATTACTTTGTATCAATATATAGATTTCCAGTTTTGTATAAATAATGTGTAAAAAGTTTCCATAACAGCAAGCAAAACAATATTCAACggaaataaacaatattagtTCTTAATCCAGTTTTCTGGGGATTTGTGATTTCCCTATGAAATGCGTTGGTTGGATGCGTCTGTAAGGTGCCCCCAACTTCATGGGTTTCTTTGGGGGTTTTTACGCCGGTCAGTGATTCATAATTGCCAAGAGATTCAACATTCTCCACGTGAGCGGGAGATGCAAAAATAAACCACAGATTCAGACTTTAATTAatgattttggccaagacTGTAAAACCGGTTGAATGCGTTCGAATTTGATCCACAAAAAAGAGagttttttgaaagaaaagcAATTGACATAGGATGAaggatttatttaaaatcttcCTAAACACTATACACTTAAAATAAACACATTTGACCGCATTTCCGtttattaatttgtatttttaaatggaTCCATTAATCATTCAGCTTTGAATACAACTTGATTCAGTTTTGCTTGTAAGCTGTGGCAGTTGAACACCTGTGTTGAGGGAGACACGCCCTCAATTGTGTCAGAATTAGTAATTTTAGAAGCCCACCGTTTAAAATGCTTAACACCTTTCCCTAGGGTTAAAGTTCTTTTGTATAACCGCAcgataatatttaaataagggatataaatatgtttatgATTTCTATAAACACGCGAATCAAGAGAACACCTGTTATGGGACTATATGATTTACACCCTTATCacgtttttataaaatatctgAATAGATATATAGAGTCTCTAATGTTTCTTGACTGACTTTTAAAGCTCTTAGCCAAAATCAATGTCATATTCTTTAGATTTTGGCAAATGTCCGGATTAAAATATCAAACTGGAACTGGAGTTATGAAACGAGGTTGCGGATACGAAAGCTGTCCATTAAAAAGCCCATTGTAAGGCAACAAAACGTCATTGTTTGGTTCTCTTTGGGTGATTCCAATAACAGAacgggttttttttatataagattttgtgttttgtttttttttttatatttacgtCAAAGTCAAAGACTTGGTTCTTTTACATTGAAAccaaaatatattcttatCTTCCCTGTTCCATTATCTTTTATCGCTTCCTTCctaattaaatttcgttcacaactttctcactctctctctgaaagtatctttatttttttatcaatatTCTTTGGAAGAAATGTACATAGTTACCTGGCAGTTGTATAAACAGAGACAGACATTGTTTCCTACCGATACTATAAACTGATTAAAAACTGGAGAAAAAGTTGTTTTGGCTTTCAGTAAATATTCGATAATTTAATGTGATAAACGTGTTGTTGAGATAAAACGTAAGAATTTCGGTTCGTAACTGATATATCAATCATATCTACAGATATACTTACAGAAATCTATATTTTAATGCCGTAATGATGCCCTTTGCGGGTATTTTACGGTTCTATTGGTTTATTTATAAGACTTGTAATTTATGGTTAGTCGGTAgagttttgaattttgaataatttttgcaTGCGATTAAAGATTTTGCTACATTTCCCATTGCGTGCTGTTCAAGGGGAATTCTCTCGTATGTTTGTAGCCAGAAGCCACCAGTCCTGCTCCCCCTACCCCGTCCAGGTAAAAGGTAACCGGTAAAAAGCTAAActtcaaaaatcaaacaaaacaaagccgAGATTCAATACGGAGACAGACACCTGGAAGGGTGTGAGAGTGGGTGAGTGAGACAGCTTGAGAACTTGTCTATGACTGAACCGATGCTGACGACGACGTCGCCGCCGTCTCAGTCACCGGCGATCGCTTTATAACGGTAGGATATAAAAACGACAGAGTTCATTTGCAAACGTTTCGCGCTCGGTTTAAAACGCTTGCGAATCGCTCCAACTGCCCCCCTCCAAAAATCGCGCGAAAAGTTCTATATTATTAACGAAAAAGTTTAAGGCATATTCTCGTATGCTAACAAG contains the following coding sequences:
- the Dbp73D gene encoding probable ATP-dependent RNA helicase Dbp73D, translating into MELFTVNRYTENFKKSTDRDEPTGKNEDEILQKLLQKAAKRKRKHKETEIVEPPVEKTQTKDEETAEAILEAPGDEDKAKQATEEEPVPSNEFQVLGGDGVAAKRRKVEMQLPNWLAHPTIIEGGSLKADEEIPETEAIEQLPYLEKSTCLALKQMKIKRLFPVQREVIPWILEAQSKPPPFRPRDICVSAPTGSGKTLAFAIPIVQLLAQRVECKIRALVVLPVAELALQVYQVISALCNKTELEVCLLSKQHKLEDEQEKLVELYKGKYYSKVDIVVTTPGRLVDHLHATKGFCLKNLKFLIIDEADRIMDAVFQNWLYHLDSHVKETTDQLLAGTQAPLCYAELQSSYGNQPHKLLFSATLSQDPEKLQNLRLFQPRLFTTVMPVLREPTGEGEEGDAEANADGQFLGKYTTPAELTEQFCITEMRLKPLTLFALVKKYQWKRFLCFTNSTDQASRLAFVMGVLFREDETRVEELSGNLSALVRKQRLRDFASGKINGLICSDALARGIDVADIDVVLSYEAPRHIKTHIHRVGRTARAGRKGTAVTLLTEQDQASFKKMVNDVGKGLGEEITVSPDIEVQHAEVYKHALYQLRNRQQNQKTQKAAQKRRVAHKALVHKKQEQAKNSDRPLTLMEKLQLKAGAAQASYDQRKEKVTTKKDQDKSLPRETKKQRTAKKRKAIEE